TCCCGAATATGTGGCTTACTATGAAGAGCAGATCAGGGCCATGGTTGGATTCATAGAGGAGCATACTGGCTGCAGGTTACACATGGACAGACTCAAGGAGGCGGTGAGCAACTCGGATCTGGCCGGGCTTTACTGGAAAAAAATCCTGGAGCTTCGGCGCCATAAGCCTTCACCGGTGAGCTTCAGAAATCTGGCAGGGGAGATCTTGCCCTTGGTCACTGCTTTGGGAGAGAAGGATTGTGCGGATTTTTACTGGGCCCTTTATGAGGCATACAAGCAACAGGCTGCTCAAGGCTACAGCCCAGCCCAAGGAGGGGAGCGCTTCCGCCTCATCTGGAACGGAATTCCCATTTGGCATCACCTGCAAGTCATAAACTACTTCGAGGAAAAAGGTGCCAATTTCGTCTGGGAACCTTACACAGCATTGAGCTGGGGGAACAAAACCCCTACGGGGAGGCTTGACCCAGAAGAGCCTTTTCGTACCCTTGCCCAGAAATACACCAACATCCTGACCAACATGCCCCTGCACAGGCGATTTCAATATTTTGATCAGGCCATAAGGGACTACCAGGTGGACGGACTGGTCATGTTCTCCAACAGGAGCTGTCGGCCTCAATCCATTGGCCAGGACGAGGTGGTGGAGATGGTGCGGGAAATTCACGGCCTGCCAGTGCTCATATTCGAGGGAGACCAGGCCGATGCAGAGGGGTTCAGCCTGCAGGAGGCCAAGACCAGAATCGATGGCTTCTTGGAGATACTTCAAAGCAGCAAGAGGGGTTAAGCCTATGGATTCCGAGATTCAAGGTCAGATCATGGAGAAATTCAGGCAGGGTTTCCTGGCTCGCCACCAGGCCTGCAGGCAGTGGAAGAAAAGTGGGCGAGGAGTCATGGGATGCTTTTATGGGCTGGTGCCCAGGGAAGTAGTCCACGCAGCAGGATTCTTGCCTGTGCAGTTGCTGGAGGAAAGAGACGCTCGTCTGGAGGATAAGGCAAGGCTGCTTCCCTTTTTGTGCGGCATGAGCAAGAACATCACTGGTCAGATCTATGAGGGCCGTTACGAGTACCTTGACGGTATCTTGGTTGGGACCGTTTGTGACACCAACCGCCATGTCCTGGATATTTGGGCTCACAGGAAGGTGGTCCCCTACCTGAGGCTCCTTAGAACACCTTCCAAGGCCGACCATGCGGCGTGGAAATTCTACGCTGCTGACTTGAGACGCCTTGCCCGAGAGCTGGAGCAGATGGGTGGTCAGGAAGTAACAGAGAAGAGGCTTTGGGAATCCATAGAGCTTTACAACCAAAACAGAATCCTCATGGAAAGGTTTCGAAGTTCAAGGAATACCCTTGGGATCTCTGCACAAGACGCCCTCTATGTTTTGGCCTCATCCTTGGTGATGCCTGTGGAGAACCATAATGAGCTTTTGCGATCCCTCTTGCAAACCCCTGCTCGGGCTTGGGATAAGAAGTCCACGGGCCCGGGGATTCTTATTTGTGCCATGAACCTTAACATGGCCTGGGACATCATAAGGCTGGTGGAGGAATATGGGGGAAGGGTTGTGG
The sequence above is drawn from the bacterium genome and encodes:
- a CDS encoding 2-hydroxyacyl-CoA dehydratase family protein, which produces MQDASTTPPDLKSMVKKLSAGASYRRMLAASEQGRPICVASAAVPVEVLYAMDVYPVFPESLAAIAAGIRKADEFFEAARERGFSNSVCSYTRCGLGIAWTQKSAFGPIPEPDLFITDVSVCCLHVTWWAYLEEHFKKPTFYMDMPATDDPWDPEYVAYYEEQIRAMVGFIEEHTGCRLHMDRLKEAVSNSDLAGLYWKKILELRRHKPSPVSFRNLAGEILPLVTALGEKDCADFYWALYEAYKQQAAQGYSPAQGGERFRLIWNGIPIWHHLQVINYFEEKGANFVWEPYTALSWGNKTPTGRLDPEEPFRTLAQKYTNILTNMPLHRRFQYFDQAIRDYQVDGLVMFSNRSCRPQSIGQDEVVEMVREIHGLPVLIFEGDQADAEGFSLQEAKTRIDGFLEILQSSKRG
- a CDS encoding 2-hydroxyacyl-CoA dehydratase family protein; translation: MDSEIQGQIMEKFRQGFLARHQACRQWKKSGRGVMGCFYGLVPREVVHAAGFLPVQLLEERDARLEDKARLLPFLCGMSKNITGQIYEGRYEYLDGILVGTVCDTNRHVLDIWAHRKVVPYLRLLRTPSKADHAAWKFYAADLRRLARELEQMGGQEVTEKRLWESIELYNQNRILMERFRSSRNTLGISAQDALYVLASSLVMPVENHNELLRSLLQTPARAWDKKSTGPGILICAMNLNMAWDIIRLVEEYGGRVVADDFTINARYGISLVPRQEDPFLALAIGYLRRVPAPGLYSFQERAESLAQQMNSSGAQGLIYLVQLYCDAYAMEYAVLKEKFDLWGIPHMRLEAEDNSASIQQLNVRVQSFLESLI